From a region of the Impatiens glandulifera chromosome 4, dImpGla2.1, whole genome shotgun sequence genome:
- the LOC124936239 gene encoding vacuolar protein sorting-associated protein 32 homolog 2-like translates to MFSRIFGKPKQEPNALTTLDKLNETLEMLEKKEKVLQKKASAEIEKAKEFTKAKNKRAAIQCLKRKRLYEQQIEQLGNFQLRIHDQMILLEGAKATTETVDALRSGAAAMKAMQKATNIDDVDKTMDEINEQTENMKLIQEALATPIGAAADFDEDELEAELEELEGAELEEQLLQPATTAPAAPIRVPAARVPQKQRTAEEDELAALQAEMAL, encoded by the exons ATGTTTAGTCGGATTTTTGGCAAACCGAAGCAAGAGCCTAATGCTCTCACGACTTTGGATAAGTTAAATGAG ACACTTGAAATGCttgagaaaaaagagaaagttCTACAGAAGAAAGCATCTGCAGAGATTGAAAAGGCCAAGGAATTCACTAAAGCAAAGAATAAGCGTG CGGCTATACAATGTTTAAAGAGGAAACGTCTTTATGAACAACAAATTGAGCAACTTGGCAATTTCCAGTTACGTATCCACGATCAG ATGATATTGTTGGAAGGTGCTAAGGCCACTACAGAGACTGTAGATGCTTTGAGAAGTGGGGCTGCTGCAATGAAGGCAATGCAAAAGGCTAC GAATATTGATGACGTTGACAAGACAATGGACGAAATAAATGAGCAAACTGAAAATATGAAGCTGATTCAAGAGGCATTAGCAACACCCATTGGTGCTGCTGCCGACTTTGATGAG GATGAGCTAGAAGCAGAGCTGGAAGAACTGGAAGGAGCTGAATTGGAAGAACAGCTTCTTCAGCCTGCTACTACCGCTCCTGCAGCTCCAATACGTGTTCCAGCAGCCCGTGTGCCTCAAAAGCAGCGTACAGCTGAGGAAGATGAGTTGGCAGCATTGCAGGCAGAAATGGCTCTTTGA
- the LOC124936017 gene encoding monoacylglycerol lipase-like: MAVAGDAQSSAAAAIMLTSGASGRLNALFSPRIMKSLLMLMTAFLMLLVAPFRGRISRVASSSSSPSLPAEEKCRDEKKIEKGGTSGSGHVSQRKKVPVVVRVPANVPWKSSSTVLAAAVDQDVATRRAIAIQRVVRDGDEKTFTDFSFHVTVKGETLFTQSWSPVSMEIRGLVVIMHGLNEHSGRYSKFAKLLNVNGYKVYGIDWIGHGGSDGLHAYIHSLDDVVTDTKSLINKVVADNPGLPCFCFGHSTGGAIILKTVLDPKIEACISGIVLTSPAIGFQPIHPILTMVAPVLSMLFPRYQVSAANKEGEVVSRDPKALADKYSDPLVYTGSIRVRTAFEVLRISASLQQNLRRVTVPFLVLHGTADGITDPLASQKLFDEASATDKSIQLLDGLLHDLLFEPEGEMIANGIVDWLNERVEKRMR; encoded by the exons ATGGCAGTAGCAGGCGACGCTCAATCGTCGGCTGCGGCGGCGATAATGTTGACGTCCGGCGCAAGTGGACGTTTGAACGCGCTTTTCTCACCTCGTATTATGAAAAGCCTGCTGATGCTAATGACCGCGTTTCTTATGCTCCTTGTCGCTCCTTTCCGAGGTCGAATCTCGAGAGTCGCTTCATCGTCATCCTCGCCGTCGCTGCCGGCGGAGGAGAAATGTAGGGATGAGAAGAAGATAGAGAAAGGCGGGACAAGTGGTTCTGGTCATGTGAGTCAGAGAAAGAAAGTTCCCGTTGTAGTTAGGGTTCCGGCTAACGTACCTTGGAAGAGCAGTTCCACGGTATTGGCTGCTGCTGTCGATCAGGATGTGGCGACTAGAAGAGCAATTGCGATTCAGAGAGTAGTTCGAGATGGTGATGAGAAGACATTTACTGATTTTTCATTTCATGTAACTGTAAAAGGCGAGACATTGTTTACTCAATCTTGGTCCCCTGTTTCGATGGAAATTAG GGGACTTGTGGTGATTATGCATGGCCTCAATGAACACAG TGGGAGATATAGCAAATTTGCGAAGCTTCTAAATGTAAATGGGTACAAAGTTTATGGAATTGATTGGATTG GACATGGTGGGAGTGATGGTCTCCATGCTTACATTCACTCGCTTGATGATGTTGTTACGGACACA AAATCGCTTATAAACAAAGTTGTTGCTGATAATCCAGGACTTCCTTGTTTTTGCTTTGGACACTCTACCGGTGGCGCGATAATCCTCAAG ACTGTGCTTGATCCGAAGATTGAAGCTTGCATTTCGGGCATCGTACTTACATCGCCTGCGATAGGATTTCAACCCATCCACCCAATCCTCACT ATGGTTGCCCCTGTATTATCGATGTTGTTTCCAAGGTACCAAGTGAGTGCTGCAAACAAAGAAGGAGAAGTTGTGTCAAGGGACCCAAAAGCATTGGCAGACAAGTATTCGGATCCATTGGTATACACAGGTTCAATCAGGGTAAGAACAGCATTTGAGGTTCTTCGAATATCAGCCTCATTGCAGCAGAATCTAAGGCGAGTGACAGTTCCTTTTCTAGTACTACATGGTACTGCTGATGGTATTACAGACCCATTGGCATCTCAGAAGCTATTTGATGAGGCCTCGGCAACTGACAAGTCTATTCAGTTGCTAGATGGACTTTTGCATGATCTGCTCTTCGAACCCGAAGGTGAAATGATTGCAAATGGAATCGTTGACTGGCTAAATGAGCGAGTCGAGAAGAGGATGCGATGA